The following DNA comes from Mycobacteroides immunogenum.
CCATCCGAGGCTTCCCCGGAGGCTTTCCGGGCCGACCGGGCTACCCGTCGAACACGATCTGCACCCGCTCCGATTCCGGCAGCGTCTGACAGGCCAGCGTGAAGCCGTCGGCCACCTCACTGTCGATGAGCGACTCGTTCATCAGCATGCGTGTCTGGCCCGCCCGCACCGAACAGATGCAGGTGGCACAGGCCGATTCCCGGCACACGTAGGGCGCGTCAATACCCGCGTCGAGCAGCACATCGAGCAGCTTCTTGCCCGGTGGCCAGTCCAGAACGTGTGTGCTGCCGTAAATTTCGACCTCCAGCACCGTGTTGCCGGTAGCCTCGCGGGCCGTGACTCGAATGGCCTCGGCCGTCACTGTCCGACCGCGCGGCGTCCGGGCAGACGGTCATTGAGCTCACCGTCGGAACCGAACAGGATTGCCTGCCAGTCCTCGAGCAGCTCTTCGGTGTCGATGTCATCGGGGTGGAATCCCGGCCGCATGTATTCGGCGATATCGCGCATCAGACCCTTCACCAGTGGGCCGCGATACACATCGATGGTCTGCCGCAACACAGCCAACGGTTTCCAGCCGCTGGGGTCGGTCAGGATCGACGCCAACACCGCAAGGGTCATGAACGGCAGGGTGCCCGCCCAAATCAGCGACATGACGCCGATACGCACCGATTCCGGGCCGCCCACCGACCGGTAGACATCGAAGGCGACCGACTTGTGTTCCATCTCCTCCATGGCATGCCAATTCAAGAGATGGTGAACCTCGTCGGACATGGGAATCTCCTGCAGCTCAGCGCTGGACAGCACCCGCTGGGCCAGGACTGCCGTGTAATGCTCCGCGGCTGCCGTCATCGCCAGGTGCGCGATCTTGGGCGCGCGCTTCTCCAGCGCGATGACCAAACGTTCGCGCCGGCTACCTTCCTCGAAATTCATGATCCGGACCAGGGGGTAGCCCATGCCGATGATCTTCTCGTTGAGCTTGCGGTGCTCTCGGCCGTGCATGGCCTCCTGACCGATGAAGCCGGCGACCCGCTTCTTCAGTACCGGGTCGGTGATCTGGTCGGCGTAGTTACGCACGGACCGGATGAACGACTCTTCGCCGGGAGGGAATGCTCCGGACAGGAGCGAGACCAGGTGACTGAAGACGATGTCGCCCTCAACGTAGTGCTTCTTCATGGGGGCCGGCTCACCGAACCGGAAATTCATCCGACGCACCTTGGGCAATGCGCGGGTCCCATCTCCCCGCCGCCTCTGCTCGACAACAGCCATGACGGAACTCCTTCCTGAGACATCTCCATTGACGTCTGACCTGGCGATTTATTAGTAGTACTCGCAGTACTACTGTTAGTATCCATACCGTGCGGCATGAGCACAATAGGCAGCGGGAGCGTGTCCCCCGAACCAGACAGCTAACGGCCAGGGACACGTACCATCAGTGGTGATGAGAGGCGTGGAGAACGTGAGCACAGCGATCGCGTCGAAGTCGGCGCCGGTCGGCGCCAAGCGCCGCGACCGGCGCAAGGTTGCCCGCGAAGAATTGCTGGACGCCGCGTTCCGCGCCATCGACAGCCTGGGCGCCACCGTGAGCATGGACGACATCGCGCGGGAGGCCGGTGTCGCCAAACCGAAGTTGTACCGGTACTTCGAAGACAAGGCCGATCTGCACAGTGCCGTACTGGAACGGGTGCAGGACATGTTGTGGACCGCGTCCATGAACCGGATCAATCTGATGACCGATTCCGCGCGTGATCTGGTGCAGCATGGCGCCAACGAGTACGCCCAAATGATTTCTGATCATCCAAATGTGTTGCGTTTCATCGTGCACGGACATTTCATCAACTCCACTGACGGCACCGAGCGATTGGTGGAAACCGCGCAACAGATGACCCATGACATCGCCGAGATCCTGTCGAATGCGATCGATGACGAGACCGTGGACATCGACGACGCCGATCTGGCGGTCAGCTCGGCGGCCGGCGCGATCGGTACCGCCACCGAATGGTTTTTGGGCCCCAACCAGTTACGTGC
Coding sequences within:
- a CDS encoding 2Fe-2S iron-sulfur cluster-binding protein, with translation MTAEAIRVTAREATGNTVLEVEIYGSTHVLDWPPGKKLLDVLLDAGIDAPYVCRESACATCICSVRAGQTRMLMNESLIDSEVADGFTLACQTLPESERVQIVFDG
- a CDS encoding metal-dependent hydrolase; its protein translation is MAVVEQRRRGDGTRALPKVRRMNFRFGEPAPMKKHYVEGDIVFSHLVSLLSGAFPPGEESFIRSVRNYADQITDPVLKKRVAGFIGQEAMHGREHRKLNEKIIGMGYPLVRIMNFEEGSRRERLVIALEKRAPKIAHLAMTAAAEHYTAVLAQRVLSSAELQEIPMSDEVHHLLNWHAMEEMEHKSVAFDVYRSVGGPESVRIGVMSLIWAGTLPFMTLAVLASILTDPSGWKPLAVLRQTIDVYRGPLVKGLMRDIAEYMRPGFHPDDIDTEELLEDWQAILFGSDGELNDRLPGRRAVGQ
- a CDS encoding TetR/AcrR family transcriptional regulator; translated protein: MENVSTAIASKSAPVGAKRRDRRKVAREELLDAAFRAIDSLGATVSMDDIAREAGVAKPKLYRYFEDKADLHSAVLERVQDMLWTASMNRINLMTDSARDLVQHGANEYAQMISDHPNVLRFIVHGHFINSTDGTERLVETAQQMTHDIAEILSNAIDDETVDIDDADLAVSSAAGAIGTATEWFLGPNQLRAEPMPIERFVEYLTTVLSGLAASIAEFNDLTLNPDQPLHLAFTRTPGERP